In the Bacteroidota bacterium genome, TAATCATAGGGAAGATAAATGTCATGAATATGTACAATTACTCCTTTTTTTAACCTGGGTAACAATTCTAAGAAACAAACGGTTACATCAGAATTTGGAAAACAACGGTGAGAATTATCAATAAAAAGCATATCGTTCTCATTAAGGCTATCCACAATAAAATCCAGATTACTGATGCTCTCAACGGGTTGCCGGATTACTTTATCTGCCAGATGATCAATATGTGCCCTTGGATAAGGATCAATTGAGGTTATTTTGGTGTTAAGCTGGTTATCCAGTATACTTTTTCTTGCAACTTTAGTTGAGTTTCCAGAACCTATTTCAATATATTGAGCTGGTTTTTTCCTGGCAATTAAACCATATAAACCAATAATATCAAGCCCGGGTAAAAAACCATTATTCCAGGCAGGTTTATTTTCATCCCTTTCCTTACTTGAATCATTAATTTTAAAAAAAACCTCTTTTAATCCACAAAAGAAATTTAAATTATTTTCATATTCCTGCCTGTTGGAATTAATACTGTCATAAAGAAGTTTGTGAGGAGCTTTTCCATGCCCATACCGTGGCTTGGAATCAACTTTATAATCAAGGTGTATGGATTGGAACCTGGAGGATAGAAAATGATAAGCTGCCTTTAATTTACTCATGCTTTATTATTTATTTTTCTTTGAAATTATATTTTTTAAAATACAATAAAAAGGATTGATGTTAGGACTATTTCCAAATGGAAACTTCTTCCAGATGAATTTTATTTTTAAAGAAAAAACGAGTGCTTTGTTCAAATGAATCAGTAAAATCAGAAACATAAAAATGATGGTTCAGGTTTTTTCCCTGATTAAGCATTTTTTTTTCTGCTAAATTTTTTTTTACATGCTGTGCTACAATTTCCGCTGAATCTAAAATATTTACATTCTTTTTATAAAACTCTTCAATCTCTTGTTTTATTAAAGGATAATGTGTGCAAGCAAGAATAAGGGAATCGATATTTTTTAATTTAGCTTTACTCAGGTAGGAGTTAATTATGCTTTTGCTGATTTTATTATTGAACAGCCCCTCCTCGATCATTGGCGCAAGTAAAGGAGTTGCAAGGGAGGCCACTTTAATATTTTGATTCACCTGATTTATTTTAGTGGCATAAACGTTTGATTTAATTGTTCCTTTGGTTCCAATTACACCAATTGAGCCAGCTCCGGAAGCAGTAACTTTTTCAACTACCGGATCAATAACATTAAAAACAATGGCTTTATCTGCTACAAAATCCTTAACTGTTTCATAAGCCTGAGAGGAAGCAGTATTGCATGCAATTACTATTGCCTTACAATTATTGTCAATTAGGAATTTAGCAATTCTTATGCTATAGTATTTAATAGAATCCGGGGATTTGTCACCATAAGGAAAGTGAGCAGTGTCGCCAAAATAAATAAGTTGTTCATTGGGTAGTATTTTATTTATGGCGTTTGCTACAGTAAGTCCCCCAATACCTGAATCGAATATTCCAATTGGTTGTTTTGAATTTGTTGTTCTCAAGGCCTAAAAATGAATAAAAAAAAATCCCGGAAGAAATTCCGGGATCAAAAATAAGAGCTTTTTTATTTAATGCCCATTTTCTTTTTCACCAGGGGCAAAATATCGTCTGATTCTGGAGAGTACAGTAACATTCCTGCTCCTGAGTCAAACACATAGGTGTACTTGTTTTCTTTTGCCACCTCATTGATTGCAGCTTTAGCTTTTTCGATCATTGGCTGAAGAAGGTCGTTTTCCTTTTTCTGAAGATCTTCCTGTGCAGTTGTTTGAAAATCTTTAATTCTGCTTTCAAGATCAGTGATTTCTTTCACTTTTGTCTTTTTAATAGCATCGGATAACATAGCCTCTTTTGATTGGTAATCCTGTACTTTAGATTCCCATTCAGCATTCATTGTCTTCAATTGGCTTTCAAGTTGCTTTGCATAGTCTTGAATGGAAGTTTCAGCTGTTTTTCTTTCAGGCATGGCCAATAATAATTCATTAGAATCAACATGTCCAAATTTTTGGGCTATGGCCTCTAGTGAAAAAGCAGCAGTTGCTAGTACTATCGCCAGTGTTAAAATTTTTTTCATTCTTTGTAAATGGTTTAAGGTTAATTTGAGGGTTAATTTATAAATTTTTATTTAACTGCATCCAGAATTTCATCACTTTTGTCAAATTTGGGATTCGTATATAACATAGTCAGAGATCCAGCCTTATCAAATACTACCATTAATCTTTCCTTGGTTGCAAGTTCCTGAATTGCATTGTAAACTTTGTCCTGAACTGGTTTTACTAGTTCCTGTCGCTTTTTAAACAGGTCTCCGTCCACACCGAAACGTTGTTTTTGGAGTTCTTTGGCTTCCTTTTCTTTTGTGATGATTTCATTTTCACGCTTTTTTCTCATTTCTTCAGTCAAAAGGATTTGCTCTGCCTGATATGCTTTGTAAAGCTTATCAATTTCAGTGTATTTTGCTTCAATTTCTTTTTGCCATTGAACTGAGATCATATCCAGTTGCTTTTGAGCGGAGTTATAATCGGGCAATTTGGCAAGAATGTATTCAGTATCCACAAAAGCGAATTTTTGTGCGAATGTAACAGTTGAACAGGCCACTAAAAAAGTGAGAACTAAAGCTGTTTTTTTTATTGAATTTTTCATATCCTTTGAACGTTTTTAATTAATGATAAATTATTGGATGGGTAAAAAAGTGCGTAAAAACATCCCATTTCTGGGGCGAAAATAAGCAAATTTTCTACAACTCTCCAAGATTCATACCAATTGTGAAATGAAACTGTCCCTGAGGCTTTCCGGTAACAGGATTTAATCCTGAATTAGGTGCCTGATCAAAGCCCCAGCCGTAATCAAGACCAAATAAACCGAACATAGGAAGGAATATTCTAACACCCACCCCAGCAGATCTTTTCACATCAAAAGGATCAAACTTTTTAAATGTTGTCCATGTATTTCCAGCCTCAGCAAAACCAAGAGCATAAACAGTGGCACTTGGATTCAGGGAAATAGGGTATCTTAATTCCATTGTGTATTTGCTAATGATTGTACCCCCGGTTCTAGGGGAAAGGTCTTGTTCTTCATAACCTCTTAATGCGATAATCTCCCTTCCATCAAGAGCAAATCCGGTTAATCCACTACCCCCAAGGTAAAATCGTTCAAAAGGAGCAGAACCTATCTGGTCGTTGTAATGACCAAGGAAACCAAAACCAGCCTTAGTATTCAAAACCAGCTTAGGAGCAAGTTCGGTAAACCAGGATGTTGTAAATTTCCATTTATGGTATTCCGCCCATTTGTACCTTTCTTCAGCAGACAGGGTAGAATAGTCAATGGGACCACCAGCTGAATCCCTTGCAAACAATGAGTATGGAGGCGTTAACTGTAATGAAAATGATGTTTGTGAACCTCTTCTTGGATAAATCGGCTGATCAATGGAATTTCTTTGAAGAACAACTTTAAAACTCAGGTTATTGGATGTTCCGTTACTAAAAATAAATTGCTGCCAGTTATTCATAGTATAATGCTGATAGGTAAGTTCACGATAAAGGGTGAAAAAATCATCAGGCCACTGGAGGCGACTTCCCAAACCAACTGAAACACCGGAAATGGTAATACCTTGTCTTAAAACGTTAGGTATTTTCTCTCCGTCAGTTTTTATAAAACGTGTCTGACCATTGGATTGTATGGAGTGGTAAGCGCTAACAGATAATGCATTAGGCTTTCTTCCACCAAGCCAAGGCTCAGTAAATGAAGCATTGTAGGATTGAAACCACAATCCATTGGTTTGCCCTCTTAGGCTAAGCTTTTGCCCGTCACCAGAGGGAAGTGGTCTCCAGGCATTTTTATTGAAAATATTTCTTGCAGAAAAGTTATTAAAAGAAACACCAAGTGTACCTACAACGCGCCCTGCACCCCAGCCTCCTGATAGTTCTATTTGATCAGATGGTTTCTCCTCCACAACATATTCAATATCAACGGTACCTTCTGCAGGATTTGGTGTTGGATTTACCCCAAGTGATTCCGGATTGAAATACCCCAGCTGAGAGAGTTCTCTTTGTGATCTTATTACATCGGCTCTGCTAAATAACTGTCCTGGCTTTGTCCTGATTTCACGCATGATAACATGATCATTGGTTTTGGTATTACCAACCACAGTAACTTTATTGATAGTAGCCTGTTTCCCTTCATAAATTCTCATTTCAATATCAATGGAATCTCCCTCAACCATCACTTCTACTGGTGTTACAGAGAAAAACAAATAACCATCATCCATATATAGCGAAGTAATATCTCTTCCATTTGGATTCATGTACAACCTAGACTCAAGAACGGATTGGTCAAAAATATCTCCTTTTTTTATTCCAAGTATTGCATCAAGGGCCTTATTGCTGTATTTAGTATTTCCCATCCAAACAATGTTTCTAAAATAGTATTGATTACCCTCGCTGATGGTTAGTTCAATATTTAGTAGTTTATCACTTACCCTGTATACAGTATCTTTAGTAAATTGAGCATCACGATATCCTTTAGCATTGTATTTAGCAATTACTTTCAATAAATCCTTTTCCAGGTTTTCTTCAAGAAACTTTGAGGTTTTTAAAATGTTATACCAGCGTTTTTGCTTTGTGTCTTTTAGGTTCCTTCTGATTTTATTATCGGTAAAAGCTTCATTACCATGAATTATAATTTCACCAATTTTAACTTTGTTGTTTTTTTCCACATCAATTATAAGAATAACATTGTTTTTCAGGGTTGTATCCGTTACCTCCTGAATATTAACTTCTACATTGTAAAAGCCTTTTTCAACAAAATATTCTTTAACTGTATTCTTTGTTGTTGCTAGCAAATTAGGTGTAACCACATTGCCTTTTATGAGTTTAATTTTTTCTCTTAAATTATCCGCTTCCGTTTTTCTTACGCCCTTAAAAGAGAATTTAGAAAGCCGTGGCCTTTCTTCGAGTTCAATTTCAAGAAAAATAATATTGTTTTGAATATTGGTTGCACTTATTTTAACATCAGAGAAAAGACCTTGCTCCCATAAGGTTTCAATTGCAATTGCTGTTTTTTCACCGGGGATAGATATTTTCTCACCTACTACTAATCCTGAAAGTAAAATGAGAACATTTTTATCCAAATGTTCCACTCCCTTAATGGTTATACCACCAATTTCGTATTCTTGAGGGTTTTCGTAATTAATATCCTCATAATCCCCTAAAGGCAACTGCGCAAAAGCCCCGGAAACCAGGACAAGGAATAAAAAAATAATAGTAAATATGCTCTTATGCATTTGAAAATTTTTGTGTAAATTTAAATTAAACTTTTTGTGAATTGCTTTTTATTTGTTCACTTGTTTTACCGAATCTTCTTTCTCGCTTTTGAAAATCAGCAATAGCAAGCAAAAAATCATTTTTCCTGAAATCTGGCCATAATTTTTGTGTAAAATATAATTCGGAGTAAGATATCTGCCACATTAAAAAATTACTGATCCTTAATTCTCCGCTTGTTCTAATTAAAAGTTCAGGATCTGGTATTCCTGCAGTACATAGATGTTTATTAATTATATCCTCGCTAATGTCTTCAGGGCTTAATTCTCCTGTTTGCACCTTGGCAGTGATTTTTTTAACTGCTTGTGTAATTTCCCATCTTGAACTATAACTTAGAGCAAGCACAAGAGTCATTTGAGTATTTGAGGCGGTTTTTTCCATGGCATCATTCAGTTCTTTAAAACATTTTGAAGGGAGACTACTTAAATCACCTATTGCCATTAACCTTATATTGTTTTTCATTAAAGTAGCCGTTTCTTTATTAATTGTAGAAATCAGCAACTCCATTAAAGCATTTACTTCAAATTTAGGCCGATTCCAGTTTTCTGTGGAAAAGGCATATAAAGTTAAATATTTAACACCAATTTCTGCAGCAGTTTCCACAGTTTCTTTCACAGAGCCAACACCGTTAGAATGGCCAAACATTCTTAATTTTCCTTTTTGTTTGGCCCATCGTCCATTTCCATCCATGATAATTGCAACATGAACAGGAATATTTTCTTCTCTTGTTTTTTCTTTAAAAGTCATTTCTCAATTTATAGAACTGCCGCAAAAGTAATTTATTATTATTTGTAAGCAGGACATTTTGCTATTTTAGGTCCAATTTTATATGTTAACATAATTCCAGCCAGGGAATACCAGTCTTTTGTTTTTGAATTTCCTCTCTGCAAACCCGAATTTGGGTAAGTAGTACTAACATCATCTAAATAATCGGTGGATGTTTTTCGAAAACCCCATTCAATACCTAAACCAACACGATTAGCCAGGGAGATTTTAAGTCCTATTCCAAAAGGAAAAGCAAGTTGGGTTAATGCATATGCACTTTTTCCTGGTGAAGCACCTTGTCCTTCGGTAGACATTGGCCTTAGATCAACCAATGTATTGTTGATATATGCCTGTGGATTGAATCTAAAAACAGAAATTCCGGCAAAAATGTAAGGTGAAAAAGGATAGTTAGGATCTCCCAAGTCATAGGGAAGAAAATTAAATTCAATTTGCCCGGAGAGTTCAATAATCTTTGTCCGGAAGTTAAGATTACGTGCTCTTTGAACAGGATTATTGCTGTCGCTGTCATAAGCCTCTAGATTTCCATAGACAAGATTTGATTTTAAAGCATACCTTGGATTAAGAAGCTTTCGGTAAATAAGGCCAAATGCGGGTTTTGTTCTGTAGAACAACTTATTGGGGTTTAAATCACCCATATAAAATGAACCACCACCAAAAACCCCTAATTCTGATCCTTGTGAAAATCCTGTTAATACAGTAGCAAAAATAAAAAAAAGCAAGAAACTTAATCTTTTCATTAATGGTTTTTAAGTTTAAAAAAACTTAGGCAAAATTAATACCGTAGTAACGGAAAAAGGAAAAGTTAATTATATCAGAACAAAAGGGGTGTGAGAACAGCATTAAAACAGGAATATTAATTTCTCAGGTCAAGCCCCCACATGAGCTTATTGCGTAGAGTTGTCAAAAAATCATGTCCTGAGAGTCTGATTAAATTAACCTTGAATTTTTCTTCGCTAATGGTAAGTTCTTCGGTAGAATTAACTGTTTCAGTTCTTGAATCAAGGGCAACAAGATATTTCTTGCTCCTGCCTTCGAATTTCAGGGTAATGGTATTGTTGGCAGGCAACACTATTGGCCGAACATTTAGGTTATGAGGGGCAATAGGAGTAATAATAAAATTTTCAGAGCCCGGAATAATGATAGGCCCTCCGCAACTTAAAGAATATGCGGTTGATCCTGTAGGGGTGGAAACTATTAATCCATCGGCCCAATAGGAGTTCAGGTAATTCCCGTTGATATAGGCATGAATGGTCATCATGGAAGCTGAATCTTTTTTATGAATGGTAAGTTCATTCAGGGCAAAATTCAAATTTCCAAATAAATTGCTTTTTGTTTGCAGTCTTAGCAGGTTTCTTTCATCCAAAGTATACTCTTTGTTTATCAAAGCATTAATTGCTGTTTCCGTTTCATTCATGGATACTGTAGATAAAAAACCAAGCCTTCCGGTATTAAAACCAATAACAGGCACTTTTGAATCTCTTATAAAAGTTACGGTGTCCAACAAAGTTCCATCTCCACCTATACTCAAAATGAAATCAATTTCTGTGGTAATTTGAGTATAATGGTTAAAAGTTGCGTAGTTGGGAATATTCTTTATTTTTTCTTTTAGAAAATCATTGAACTTTTCAAACACAACTAATTCTACTCCTTTTTTTTCGAGTATATTGAAAATAAACTGAATAGCCTGATCGTACTTTTCATTGAACTCTCTTCCGTATATGGCAATTCTCATCCTGGTAAATTATAATGCAGCAGCAAAATTGATAAAAAAACCTCGTTCTCCCAACTTATTGAAGGAATATTCTAACCGAAGCACCTGATCGTAATACGTTACCCAATCTAATCCCAGCCCATAACCAAAAAGTGCCTGATTGGAAAGAGGATTGTGCTGAAAGTACAGTTTGTCCTGCACATAACCAGCATCGGCAAACAAATTAAGGTAAATTGCATAATGAAATGCACTGAATTTTTTACTTTTAATAAAATCAAAATTTTTAACCACCGGTTTTACGAGCTGATATTTAATGTTAGTTCTTGCCATGGCCCAACTTTGCCCGTCAATTACATAATATTCATAGCCCCTAACCTGTTCATCATAATAACCCAATCCACGCTGAACATAATAAGGCTGGTTATCGGTAATAGAAAATTTGCTTTTACCTGAGGCTGCAAAATAAAATACATCGCTTATTTTCCAGAACTTTTTTAAAGCACCGGTAAAAAAAACAACATCTTCGGAACCAGGAAGCATACTGTTTCCAATTTTCACAGCTTCAATATCAAAATAATAACCCTTTAAAGCGTAAGGCTTAAAATCTCTTCTATCCCTTTTAAATTTATAGGAAAGGGTAAAAAAGCGCGTTTCTGTAAGATTATCAGTAAAATAATCATCTGAGATTATTGTAAGTGAATCATCAATAAAGGCGGCATTGTATTTTAGGTAAACCGAATTGCTGTTATAGATTCGTCCTCTGTAGGTTAGCATTAATTTGGCATAAAATTCCTCACGAGCAACACTACCGGGTTCAGAAAAGAATACTCTTTTATTTTCAATAGTTTTATACGCAATTTCGTGGTTTTGAAAATAGCTTAAGGTCGCCTCCATGCCCAAAGTCTGCTTCTGATTTAAATAGGGAATGCTGTATTGGACTGCATATTGATTGGTATAACCTGTTTGAACCTTAAATCTGAGGGTTTCTTTCCTTCCCCGGAAATTTCCGCGCTCCACATACAACCCGTAATTTACTCTTTTGAAATCTCTGGTAAGCCACCAGGTATTAAAATTTGTTTCAGCAAGTTCTACAATTGGAATTGGCCAGGTGTACCATCTCTCAATAAGATCGATCCGAACTTTTAGTAAATCACCATCAATTTCAGGAACAATGGTAACGAAATTAAAAAGACCTGTATTTAATAAGTTTTGTCTTGCCCTGATTAAATTAGTACTCAACATTCCCTTTTCAATTGTATCTCCAAGTGAAAAGGGAATTTCGCGTAAAACTATTCGTTCACGTGTTATTTTATTTCCAAGAATTATTATTTCTGATACGCTAAGAGAAGACTTGTTTTTTACTGTGTCCAGAAGTTCAATTCCAGGTGCCTTAATGGAATCGGAATTAATAGAATTTTCTTGTCCGAAAATTGAAGTAAACAGAACTGCAGAAAAAACAAACAGTATAAAAAGCAGCCTTTGGAGCACTTTTATACGTTCAGGTAGTTCATAAAAGAATCATAACGGTCTTTCATTTCATCGATAAATTCACTTTGGTGGAAGGAAGCCTGAATTGTATAATTATACCTTATAAAGGTTTGCAAAATAGCAGAAAGATCTGTCCGGTTTATTTTCAATGTAACTTCTAACTTATTTGAATCGACAGAAGAAGTAATATAACTGCTTAAAATTTTACCATCATTACCCTCTACAATTCTTGCTATTTCGCTAAGGGTAAAATCATTAGGATTCATTTCCAAAACTACAATTCCCCCAGGATCCTTAATAGCAGACATTTCGGCAAAAGATTTAATTAACTGGTTCATGGAAATGGTCCCCAAAAAACGATTATCCTTATCAAGTACCGGTAACAAAGTAAGATTTAATTTGTAAATTAATTTAATTACCTCATAAATATGCTCATTTTCATATACAAAAGGTCTTGAAAGTGATAAGTTATGCGTACCAATTGCCTCTTCTGGGGCATTCATGTCTAAAATATCGGCATCGGAAATCATACCCAAAAAATCAACATTATTGACTATAGGCATGTGAGAAACCTTAAACTCTTCCATCCATGTAAGAGCTTTAAGCCCTGTATCGGAGGTTTTAAGCGGTGGAATATCGTGGGTTATTAAGTTTTTAGCAAGCATCAATTAGGGTATAAAATGAAAAGCCAAGAAACAAGCATTGTTTTTCTTTAAATTATTTTTAACGTTAACAGCATAGTTTATATTACAAAAATACTATTTTTTTTAGCTTTGCAGAATATATGTATATTATGACTAAACTGAGTGTAAATATTAATAAAATAGCGACTTTAAGAAATTCAAGGGGAGGCAATTATCCGAATGTTTTAAAAGTAGCAGTTGATTGCGAACAATTTGGAGCTCAAGGAATAACTGTTCATCCTCGTCCGGATGAGCGACATATACGATACCAGGATGTACTGGATTTAAAACCCCTGGTAAAAACCGAATTTAATGTTGAGGGCTATCCTTCAAAAGATTTCATGGATCTTGTATTAAAGGTAAAACCTGTGCAGGTTACCTTGGTTCCTGATCCTCCAGAAGCACTAACTTCAAATGCTGGTTGGAATACTGTGAAACACAAGGATTTTTTAAAAGAAATAATAAGCGAATTAAAAAACAAGGGAATACGAACTTCCATTTTCATTGATACTGATTTAAGCAATATAAATAATGCATCACTAACTGGAACCGATCGTATTGAACTGTATACAGAAGCCTATGCCAAGGATTTTGCCAATGATCCTTCAAAAGCCATTTCACCCTATATTATCGCTGCCAGAAATGCCATTGAAGATGGATTGGGAATAAATGCGGGACATGATTTGAATTTAAAAAACCTTAATTATTTCGCAAGTAATATACCTGGTCTTCTTGAAGTATCAATTGGCCATGCACTAATTTGCGATTCCTTATATTTGGGCCTTGAAAACACCATACAATTGTATTTAAGGCAGTTAATTGTAAAATCTTAATTTATAGCAACGCATGCTATTTGAGGTTAATAAAATTAAAGCCAAAGCATTGCTAAACTCCTATACTATTATAGAATGAAACTAAATTTCAAAAAACTTGGAAGCGGAAAGCCACTAATTATACTTCATGGGCTTTTTGGCTCTTTGGATAACTGGCAAACCATTGGAAAACAATTTGCCGAAAAATTTACAGTATATCTTGTTGACCAAAGAAATCACGGGCAATCGCCTCATAATGTTGCATGGGATTACCAGGTAATGGTTGATGATTTGGATGATTTGATACACGATGAAAATATCCAAAAGCCAATTTTAATCGGACATTCCATGGGAGGAAAAACTGCTATGCTTTATGCGAATCAAAAACCAGAAAAAATAGCAGGGTTGGTTGTGGTAGACATAGCTCCAAAACAATACGATCCACATCATGAACATATTTTAAAAGCACTCAATGCAGTTGATTTGGATAAAATAACAACCCGCAAGGAAGCAGAGGATATCCTTTCAGATTATATTAAGGATTCAGGAACAAAACAATTTTTATTGAAAAGCCTTTATTGGAATGATCTGGAAAACAAAAAACTTGACTGGAGGTTTAATCGTAAGGTGATAAGCGAAAACATAGCAACAGCAGGACTAGGAATTCAATTCCATAAGCCTTTAACTGGCTTTGCTGTGTTATTTATTGCTGGAGGAAAATCAGATTATATTACTGAAAAGGATCATGATTTCATAAAAAAGATGTTTCCTGAAGCGGAAATAAAAACGATAGAAAATGCAGGTCATTGGGTCCATGCAGAGGCTCCTGTTGATTTTTATTCTATTGTGTTTGAATTTATTGAGTCAAGGGTTAAGTAATTCTTTGTTACTGCTGTCGGGTTAGATTCCTCGCTACGCTACAACAGAGGACGAACCGATATTTTTTCGGTTTTGTCCTCTTTTAGCATCTGGCAAATTCTATGAAATAGAGTTAGTTGCAAGAAAAAAATCATTGACCTTTCTTGGTTAGATATTCACGTTTTTCAGGGAGGTATAAAATACCAGTAGGAAATAGCAGGTTTTGAATGCCTTTTTTTATACCATATTCTCCATTTTCCCAATATTTAGGCAAGTTTTCAAAAAGAAGAAGCGAATAAGGCAGCATAGCAAATAATACTCCCCCAAAAAAAAGGCACTCAAAAAGCGTCTTTTTTTTGCTATATCCCCCCCCTGTTTTTTAGGGTTTAAATAAACGGACGTTTATTTAATTTACCGTATTTATCAAATATCATATGTTAAAAACAGTTATCTTTAAAAAAATTATCAATTTCTTTTGGTCTTACATTTGCCGTTTTAAGGGTATTAATAAAATTATCAGAAGGAGGCTGTTCCTAAATGAAAGTCATCAATAAAATATCAAAAAAAAATAATATTGGTGCAGGTTTTTATACTGTGTCCGATATAAGTAACCTGCTTGGCATGCCTCAACCCAAAGTAAGAAGGTATTTAAAAGAGTATTGGGATAATCGTCTCGGCAGAAAACTTTTTAATGACACTTACACTTGGGAAAATTCAAAAAAGACAAAGGCTGTAAATTTTTATGTGCTAATAGAACTCTTTACATGCTTTCAATTGCAGGAACTTGGTGTTTCTATACAGAAAATTGTAAAAGCACGTGAAGCAATAGCAACCGAGTTGAATACACAATATCCTTTTGCATCAGCTGGTGTTTTAACCAACGGGAAACGTATTTGGTATGAAGTTAACGACAGTGTTATAAATGCTGACGGCAGCCGACAATCAAATCTGATTGGGATTATTAAAGAATTTGCAAGTAAAATTGAGTTTAATGACCAAAATTTAGCTGAAAGATTTTATCCTGCGGGCAAAAAGAATAGTGTAATTGTTGACCCCCATCACCAATTTGGACTTCCTGTTATTAAAGGAACTAATATTAATACCGAAATAATTCTTTCTTTGCTTGAAAGCGGGGAAAAGATAGAAAGCATTAAAGTTCTTTATGACCTTTCAAATAAGGAAGTGAAGGATGTTATTGAATTTTACCATTTAGCAGGGTGATAACTATTTATCTTGATGAGAACCTTTCTCATTTTGTGGCTCATGCTCTTAATTCTCTGAACAAAGGTTACTTTAAAGATATACAGGTTCTTTCAACTATTGAAAAATTCGGCAGAGGGGTAAAGGATGAGGATTTAATTCCTGAAATAGGTAAGGAAGGAGGTGTTTTAATAACCCGTGATATTCGCATTCAAAGAACCCATTTACAATGGGAACTTTGTCACGAGTATAAACTGGGAATGTTTTTTTTAACCTTGCCTAAAGGACATACCAGACATTGGGATTTGGTAAAAGCATTAGTTAACCAATGGGAAGAAATAGCTGAAATTGCCAAAAATAAACGTATTCCTTTTGGTTACAGAGTGCATCTTAAAAAAGTAGAAATTTTAAAATAAAAAAGGGTAATTATTTTAAAATAGTAATTGGCTTCCCGCTCGGAAAGACAGGTATTCCAAGGATTTTAGTTAGGTATTGAGTAAGGTGGCGGCTTTGCCGCCACCTTACTCAATACCTAAACATATGTTCCTCACCTTCAATGTTCTTCCGAATGAAACGAAGCATAGTGAGAATCCTTTATTTTTCAC is a window encoding:
- a CDS encoding class I SAM-dependent methyltransferase, whose amino-acid sequence is MSKLKAAYHFLSSRFQSIHLDYKVDSKPRYGHGKAPHKLLYDSINSNRQEYENNLNFFCGLKEVFFKINDSSKERDENKPAWNNGFLPGLDIIGLYGLIARKKPAQYIEIGSGNSTKVARKSILDNQLNTKITSIDPYPRAHIDHLADKVIRQPVESISNLDFIVDSLNENDMLFIDNSHRCFPNSDVTVCFLELLPRLKKGVIVHIHDIYLPYDYPQFMCDRFYNEQYILASFILANPGKYKTILPNYFISEDKELSKILSSVWEHPNMKNVEKHGGSYWIEIA
- the murI gene encoding glutamate racemase codes for the protein MRTTNSKQPIGIFDSGIGGLTVANAINKILPNEQLIYFGDTAHFPYGDKSPDSIKYYSIRIAKFLIDNNCKAIVIACNTASSQAYETVKDFVADKAIVFNVIDPVVEKVTASGAGSIGVIGTKGTIKSNVYATKINQVNQNIKVASLATPLLAPMIEEGLFNNKISKSIINSYLSKAKLKNIDSLILACTHYPLIKQEIEEFYKKNVNILDSAEIVAQHVKKNLAEKKMLNQGKNLNHHFYVSDFTDSFEQSTRFFFKNKIHLEEVSIWK
- a CDS encoding OmpH family outer membrane protein, which gives rise to MKKILTLAIVLATAAFSLEAIAQKFGHVDSNELLLAMPERKTAETSIQDYAKQLESQLKTMNAEWESKVQDYQSKEAMLSDAIKKTKVKEITDLESRIKDFQTTAQEDLQKKENDLLQPMIEKAKAAINEVAKENKYTYVFDSGAGMLLYSPESDDILPLVKKKMGIK
- a CDS encoding OmpH family outer membrane protein, with translation MKNSIKKTALVLTFLVACSTVTFAQKFAFVDTEYILAKLPDYNSAQKQLDMISVQWQKEIEAKYTEIDKLYKAYQAEQILLTEEMRKKRENEIITKEKEAKELQKQRFGVDGDLFKKRQELVKPVQDKVYNAIQELATKERLMVVFDKAGSLTMLYTNPKFDKSDEILDAVK
- a CDS encoding BamA/TamA family outer membrane protein, whose translation is MHKSIFTIIFLFLVLVSGAFAQLPLGDYEDINYENPQEYEIGGITIKGVEHLDKNVLILLSGLVVGEKISIPGEKTAIAIETLWEQGLFSDVKISATNIQNNIIFLEIELEERPRLSKFSFKGVRKTEADNLREKIKLIKGNVVTPNLLATTKNTVKEYFVEKGFYNVEVNIQEVTDTTLKNNVILIIDVEKNNKVKIGEIIIHGNEAFTDNKIRRNLKDTKQKRWYNILKTSKFLEENLEKDLLKVIAKYNAKGYRDAQFTKDTVYRVSDKLLNIELTISEGNQYYFRNIVWMGNTKYSNKALDAILGIKKGDIFDQSVLESRLYMNPNGRDITSLYMDDGYLFFSVTPVEVMVEGDSIDIEMRIYEGKQATINKVTVVGNTKTNDHVIMREIRTKPGQLFSRADVIRSQRELSQLGYFNPESLGVNPTPNPAEGTVDIEYVVEEKPSDQIELSGGWGAGRVVGTLGVSFNNFSARNIFNKNAWRPLPSGDGQKLSLRGQTNGLWFQSYNASFTEPWLGGRKPNALSVSAYHSIQSNGQTRFIKTDGEKIPNVLRQGITISGVSVGLGSRLQWPDDFFTLYRELTYQHYTMNNWQQFIFSNGTSNNLSFKVVLQRNSIDQPIYPRRGSQTSFSLQLTPPYSLFARDSAGGPIDYSTLSAEERYKWAEYHKWKFTTSWFTELAPKLVLNTKAGFGFLGHYNDQIGSAPFERFYLGGSGLTGFALDGREIIALRGYEEQDLSPRTGGTIISKYTMELRYPISLNPSATVYALGFAEAGNTWTTFKKFDPFDVKRSAGVGVRIFLPMFGLFGLDYGWGFDQAPNSGLNPVTGKPQGQFHFTIGMNLGEL
- a CDS encoding isoprenyl transferase, with product MTFKEKTREENIPVHVAIIMDGNGRWAKQKGKLRMFGHSNGVGSVKETVETAAEIGVKYLTLYAFSTENWNRPKFEVNALMELLISTINKETATLMKNNIRLMAIGDLSSLPSKCFKELNDAMEKTASNTQMTLVLALSYSSRWEITQAVKKITAKVQTGELSPEDISEDIINKHLCTAGIPDPELLIRTSGELRISNFLMWQISYSELYFTQKLWPDFRKNDFLLAIADFQKRERRFGKTSEQIKSNSQKV
- a CDS encoding NAD kinase, with protein sequence MRIAIYGREFNEKYDQAIQFIFNILEKKGVELVVFEKFNDFLKEKIKNIPNYATFNHYTQITTEIDFILSIGGDGTLLDTVTFIRDSKVPVIGFNTGRLGFLSTVSMNETETAINALINKEYTLDERNLLRLQTKSNLFGNLNFALNELTIHKKDSASMMTIHAYINGNYLNSYWADGLIVSTPTGSTAYSLSCGGPIIIPGSENFIITPIAPHNLNVRPIVLPANNTITLKFEGRSKKYLVALDSRTETVNSTEELTISEEKFKVNLIRLSGHDFLTTLRNKLMWGLDLRN